Proteins from one Triticum aestivum cultivar Chinese Spring chromosome 7A, IWGSC CS RefSeq v2.1, whole genome shotgun sequence genomic window:
- the LOC123150894 gene encoding uncharacterized protein, translated as MVQAAPSSATATATAAPVPDADPATPPSRLLSKHRPRRRAAPPRPTLPHPAPTRGLPDLNRCHCCSVRFQQPAPGAKRRPLRPLRSLWRVVLLCSECISLLRSGAVCSYCLNLDNLPHDDSATCRSCNCCVHRHCIPAEHRTALIQPVDLENFVCVDCCPTVKVGSKNVGAESVPKLELVIREPSPAVRRKGGPVAAAKLNSPRKVVEEVRPAWKDAMALVPVGEESESKGPSDPDLPDEALALQLHLAINGSPRISRSGSASVSVLAGQGKRQGKRQNGLVYGRKVNEDLGLCVTNMMDHLDYLETGAEMGSNWNASQDLGSDPTAPVVLALECKGKRPQESLRGERKGLPETKQHNSLVDWHKVDRYEKKYSKRKSSKQTDVESTGNKTLPNGKDMDVGEGGEGITPMT; from the coding sequence ATGGTGCAAGCCGCACCcagctccgccaccgccaccgccaccgccgcccccgtccccgacGCCGACCCCGCCACCCCGCCGTCCCGTCTCCTCTCGAAACATCGCCCGCGACGCCGTGCAGCGCCCCCCCGCCCGACCTTGCCGCACCCCGCGCCCACGCGCGGCCTCCCCGATCTGAACCGCTGCCACTGCTGCTCCGTTCGCTTCCAGCAGCCGGCGCCGGGCGCCAAGCGACGTCCACTCCGTCCCCTCCGCTCCCTCTGGCGCGTCGTCCTCCTCTGCTCTGAATGTATCTCCCTCCTTCGCTCTGGCGCCGTCTGCTCCTACTGCCTCAACCTGGACAACCTGCCGCATGATGACTCAGCCACCTGCCGCAGCTGCAATTGCTGCGTCCACCGCCACTGCATCCCCGCTGAGCACCGTACTGCCCTGATCCAGCCTGTAGATTTGGAGAATTTCGTCTGCGTCGATTGCTGCCCTACAGTAAAGGTGGGTAGCAAGAATGTGGGCGCCGAATCTGTTCCTAAGCTGGAGTTGGTCATCAGAGAGCCTAGTCCTGCAGTGCGGAGGAAGGGGGGGCCTGTCGCTGCTGCTAAGTTGAATTCGCCGAGGAAGGTTGTGGAGGAGGTGAGGCCAGCTTGGAAGGATGCGATGGCCCTCGTTCCTGTAGGCGAGGAGTCAGAGAGCAAGGGTCCCAGTGATCCGGACCTGCCAGACGAGGCATTGGCGCTGCAGCTTCATTTGGCGATCAACGGGTCACCGAGGATTTCACGTTCTGGCAGTGCATCTGTGTCTGTCTTGGCAGGGCAGGGCAAGAGGCAGGGCAAGAGGCAGAATGGATTGGTTTATGGAAGGAAGGTTAATGAGGATCTGGGACTTTGTGTAACCAATATGATGGATCATCTGGACTATCTTGAGACCGGAGCAGAGATGGGAAGCAACTGGAATGCTAGTCAGGATTTAGGATCTGATCCCACAGCCCCTGTGGTTCTTGCACTGGAGTGTAAAGGTAAACGCCCTCAGGAGAGTCTGAGAGGTGAAAGGAAAGGTCTTCCTGAGACTAAACAACATAATAGTTTGGTGGATTGGCATAAGGTGGATCGGTATGAGAAGAAGTATAGCAAGAGGAAATCAAGTAAGCAGACAGATGTTGAAAGCACGGGAAACAAGACCTTGCCCAATGGAAAGGACATGGATGTTGGTGAAGGTGGTGAGGGCATAACTCCTATGACATAG